A single genomic interval of Spinacia oleracea cultivar Varoflay chromosome 6, BTI_SOV_V1, whole genome shotgun sequence harbors:
- the LOC110800453 gene encoding BAG family molecular chaperone regulator 1 → MMKKTNCNNYTSNNNNNNNNNNNQNNVGKMGGLEWEMRPGGMFVQKRNLDSNRNYSIPIPTIKVLVKFNSSYHEIHINSHASFGELKKRLAQVTGLHPQDQKLIFKEKERESRSFLDVSGVKDGSRIILVQDIINQENRFIESRRNSNIERAMKSVAEVSIEVDKLACQVTSMESVICKGGRVADKELLTLIELLMAQMIKLDGIIADGDVKLKRKTQVVRIQKYIDSLDRMKAQNKVASRYGGGQVGLVVSQQQQRPFIMQQQREQKNFSNGLMLTSKWEKY, encoded by the exons ATGATGAAGAAAACAAATTGCAATAATTATACTtctaataacaataataataataataataataataatcagaaTAATGTTGGGAAAATGGGAGGTTTGGAATGGGAAATGAGGCCAGGAGGAATGTTCGTTCAAAAGAGAAACTTGGATTCCAATAGAAATTACTCCATTCCCATTCCTACAATCAAGGTCTTGGTGAAATTTAACTCTTCTTACCATGAAATCCACATCAATTCTCATGCAAGTTTTG GGGAATTGAAGAAAAGGTTAGCACAAGTAACAGGTTTACACCCACAAGATCAAAAGCTTATCTTCAAAGAAAAGGAAAGGGAATCAAGATCATTCCTTGATGTTAGTGGAGTTAAAGATGGATCAAGGATTATTCTTGTACAAGATATAATCAACCAAGAGAATAGATTCATCGAATCGAGGCGAAATTCGAACATTGAAAGAGCTATGAAATCAGTAGCAGAGGTCTCCATAGAAGTTGATAAGCTTGCTTGCCAG gtgACATCAATGGAATCCGTAATCTGTAAAGGTGGGAGAGTTGCTGATAAAGAATTGTTGACTTTGATTGAGTTATTGATGGCTCAAATGATAAAATTGGATGGAATTATTGCTGATGGAGATGTAAAGTTGAAAAGGAAAACACAG GTTGTTCGGATTCAAAAATATATCGACAGTCTCGATCGAATGAAGGCTCAAAATAAGGTGGCTAGTAGGTACGGTGGTGGTCAAGTTGGGTTAGTCGtgtcacaacaacaacaaagaccATTTATAATGCAACAACAAAGAGAGCAAAAGAATTTCTCCAATGGACTTATGTTGACATCCAAATGGGAGAAATATTGA